From a single Nitrosopumilus sp. genomic region:
- a CDS encoding AAA family ATPase, with the protein MSIVITGNPGVGKHTISKELAKKLQLKIIDINQIAKNSGLFEKNNESNDVDTEKLKEILKQEISSDCIIVGHLAPYVLDKEQVKTAIVLRRSPYDLIQVYKQREYSDKKSKENTGSEILGVITHNSINQFNEKTFQINVTGKEIQDVVNKIESIILGNLQGEDVDWLELVTNRNDLKKFFVD; encoded by the coding sequence ATGTCAATAGTCATTACAGGTAATCCAGGAGTAGGCAAGCACACCATTTCAAAAGAACTTGCAAAAAAATTGCAGTTAAAAATTATAGATATTAATCAAATTGCAAAGAATTCAGGGCTATTTGAAAAAAATAATGAATCAAATGATGTAGATACTGAAAAGTTAAAAGAAATTTTAAAACAAGAAATTTCTTCTGATTGTATTATAGTAGGACATTTGGCCCCATATGTTTTAGATAAAGAACAAGTAAAAACAGCAATAGTTTTGCGACGTAGCCCATATGATTTAATCCAAGTTTACAAACAACGTGAATATTCAGATAAAAAAAGTAAGGAAAATACAGGAAGTGAAATTTTAGGGGTGATTACACACAATTCAATTAATCAATTTAACGAGAAGACTTTTCAGATTAATGTAACTGGTAAAGAGATTCAAGACGTGGTAAACAAAATAGAATCAATTATTTTAGGAAATCTTCAGGGGGAGGATGTAGATTGGTTAGAACTGGTTACGAATAGGAATGATTTGAAAAAGTTTTTTGTTGATTGA